One Gloeobacter morelensis MG652769 DNA window includes the following coding sequences:
- a CDS encoding IS4 family transposase, with protein sequence MMPAFYQTFFAHLLTARQSLFLHLLVATLQTHKQLALGKLSQALPLPITADSRKRALQRFLTLDKLNIFEAWFPLVLYLVLTHFSKTTTLKLAIDRTDWWHYNVLTVALVWHRHALPLNWTLLDHPGNSNLEDQQLLLSPVLSLLSAYRVVVLGDREFCSVKLANWLRSRKAGFCLRLKISEYIRQQGADFRSLKSLELQPGMSMFLGGVRVTKNRKNKGFEPFNIACIWKRKIRNMQPGEGWYILTDRPKLHEALELYADRWGIEVWHKDVKSCGYHLEEVRVSQERMMRVLLLASIAWSAAMLNGLQLERIGVDKYTGRVQEKQRRLRRHSPFRVGQYAWHWAQAVLGLGDWLDNLIDTCRNKARDYRRGLRAARLMLSVT encoded by the coding sequence ATGATGCCTGCATTCTACCAGACCTTCTTCGCACACCTGCTCACTGCGCGACAGTCTCTGTTTTTGCATTTGCTTGTCGCCACTTTGCAAACCCACAAACAGCTCGCCTTGGGCAAACTCTCCCAGGCACTGCCGCTGCCGATCACTGCCGACAGTCGCAAGCGCGCTCTCCAACGCTTTCTCACCCTCGACAAACTCAATATTTTCGAGGCTTGGTTCCCATTGGTTTTGTACCTGGTACTGACCCACTTTTCCAAGACAACCACACTCAAACTGGCGATCGACCGCACCGACTGGTGGCACTACAACGTGCTGACAGTGGCCCTGGTGTGGCATAGACATGCCTTGCCACTCAATTGGACCTTGCTCGACCATCCTGGCAACAGTAACCTCGAAGACCAACAACTGTTACTCTCACCGGTTCTGTCTCTACTTTCTGCCTATCGCGTCGTGGTGTTGGGGGACAGAGAGTTTTGCAGTGTCAAGCTGGCCAATTGGTTGCGCAGTCGAAAGGCCGGCTTTTGCTTGAGATTAAAAATCAGTGAATATATTCGACAACAAGGTGCAGACTTTCGCTCGCTAAAGTCTTTGGAACTACAACCTGGAATGTCGATGTTTCTTGGCGGAGTGCGCGTCACCAAAAATCGTAAAAACAAGGGATTCGAGCCGTTCAATATTGCTTGTATCTGGAAACGAAAAATCCGGAATATGCAACCGGGTGAAGGCTGGTATATTTTGACAGACCGGCCAAAGTTACACGAAGCACTTGAGCTGTATGCTGACCGTTGGGGAATCGAAGTTTGGCACAAAGACGTCAAATCCTGTGGCTACCATCTTGAAGAAGTACGCGTCAGTCAGGAACGGATGATGCGGGTACTGTTGTTAGCATCGATTGCCTGGAGTGCAGCGATGCTCAACGGTCTGCAACTGGAGCGAATAGGGGTGGACAAGTACACCGGCAGGGTTCAAGAAAAGCAGCGACGCTTGCGGCGTCACAGCCCTTTTCGGGTTGGCCAGTACGCTTGGCACTGGGCACAGGCGGTGCTGGGTTTGGGTGACTGGCTCGACAATTTGATAGACACCTGTAGGAACAAAGCCCGGGACTATCGACGCGGGTTGCGGGCTGCAAGGTTGATGCTGAGCGTCACGTAG
- a CDS encoding thermonuclease family protein, whose product MPLTLIKGQYKVVGAAPDGDSIKFYPDNPDLWRRLPTRVRPNRSGGVQLRLDAVDTLETHYQPQVSGVGVQHQPFEYGRAAADELLQFLGFGEVTRGRDEVVSAAEPEAVRGSILTRFADKYGRSVAFAFAGDIDGEDGGEVFIDGELLRTSANHHLLAVGLAYPTFYSKLFPDLRTVLTEAAVGAREADKGLWPSDVTNAGFEVQSIATITEEAVILPKLFRRLLDYLELNDGDPSLAGFKTYLESRADEVTILSTGHFTHFDTVVEVEEQRLKLLVSPEDLVFREG is encoded by the coding sequence ATGCCCCTGACTTTGATCAAAGGCCAGTACAAGGTCGTCGGGGCCGCCCCCGACGGCGATTCGATCAAGTTCTATCCTGACAACCCCGATCTCTGGCGACGGCTGCCGACCCGGGTGCGGCCCAACCGCTCCGGCGGGGTGCAACTGCGGCTCGACGCGGTCGATACGCTCGAAACGCACTACCAACCGCAGGTAAGCGGCGTGGGCGTGCAGCACCAGCCTTTTGAGTACGGGCGGGCCGCCGCGGATGAACTGCTGCAGTTTTTGGGTTTTGGCGAAGTGACCCGCGGCCGGGACGAAGTCGTCAGCGCCGCCGAACCGGAGGCGGTGCGGGGTTCGATCCTCACTCGCTTTGCCGATAAGTACGGCCGCAGTGTGGCTTTTGCCTTTGCGGGGGACATCGACGGGGAAGACGGGGGCGAGGTGTTTATCGATGGGGAATTGCTGCGCACCAGTGCCAATCACCATCTGCTGGCAGTGGGCCTCGCCTACCCGACGTTCTACTCCAAACTGTTCCCGGATCTGCGCACGGTTCTGACCGAAGCCGCCGTCGGGGCGCGCGAGGCGGACAAGGGCCTGTGGCCGTCCGATGTCACCAACGCAGGTTTTGAAGTGCAAAGCATCGCCACCATTACCGAAGAGGCGGTGATCCTGCCCAAGTTGTTTCGCCGGTTGCTCGATTACCTTGAACTCAACGACGGCGACCCGTCGCTCGCGGGCTTCAAGACGTATCTGGAGTCGCGCGCCGACGAGGTGACCATTCTTTCGACGGGGCATTTCACCCACTTCGACACGGTTGTCGAGGTCGAGGAACAGCGACTGAAGCTGCTCGTTTCTCCTGAGGATCTGGTGTTTCGGGAAGGGTGA
- a CDS encoding Uma2 family endonuclease, translating into MTTAAGKMTLEQFLAFDDGTDTRYELVDGELVAMPPETDGNNVISIYLLSELLKFVPLKLVRHKDTEIVVTGSRPRVRIPDVLVLSEELFAAIGGGRATITAEMPSPVLAIEVVSPGKANEDRDYRYKRSEYAARGITEYWIIDPGRERVTVLSLMDGLYEERSCVGEETIASDILPQLALTAQQIFEAGRI; encoded by the coding sequence ATGACCACAGCCGCTGGGAAAATGACCCTTGAGCAATTTCTGGCCTTCGATGACGGGACGGACACCCGCTACGAACTGGTCGATGGAGAACTGGTCGCCATGCCACCGGAAACCGACGGCAACAATGTGATTTCTATCTATCTGCTGTCGGAACTGCTCAAGTTTGTTCCCTTGAAGCTTGTGCGCCACAAAGATACGGAAATCGTGGTGACCGGCAGTCGTCCGCGCGTGCGGATACCGGATGTGCTGGTGTTGAGTGAGGAATTGTTTGCGGCCATCGGCGGCGGCCGGGCGACGATCACCGCCGAGATGCCCTCGCCGGTACTGGCGATCGAAGTCGTTTCGCCCGGCAAGGCCAACGAAGATCGGGACTATCGCTATAAGCGTTCGGAGTACGCAGCCAGGGGAATTACCGAATACTGGATAATCGATCCTGGCCGGGAGCGGGTCACGGTATTGAGTTTGATGGATGGCCTATACGAAGAGAGATCCTGCGTCGGCGAGGAGACCATTGCGTCCGATATCCTCCCGCAACTGGCCCTGACAGCACAGCAAATATTCGAAGCCGGGCGGATATAG
- a CDS encoding M23 family metallopeptidase, with protein MRRGLTWAAVGLWVLTAGPAAAETSEWSAADGRLLPERPVPGSTVQVLTKVPVGVRFGERDYPSFEIDKGRWRVLVPLSALLKPGEYPLEVTADQETRATVPLTIYPRSFAVQRLRLPRDRAALEATPTEEAAIGAALRTVSPVQLWQLPFRRPSGGRVSSGFGLRRTYNGVWASGYYHRGLDFAAPAGARVIAPAAGRVALVGTTQRGFRLHGNTVVLDHGQGVTSIYIHLSRILVRQGETVKAGQPIAKVGSTGRASGPHLHWGIYAHAVAVDPGEWLAGRICCRVAANFGGDAGDAR; from the coding sequence ATGCGCCGCGGGCTTACCTGGGCGGCCGTCGGGCTATGGGTGCTGACGGCTGGGCCCGCCGCCGCCGAGACTAGCGAGTGGTCGGCGGCGGACGGACGCCTGTTGCCCGAGCGGCCCGTCCCCGGCAGCACGGTGCAGGTGCTCACGAAGGTGCCCGTGGGTGTGCGCTTCGGCGAGCGCGACTACCCGAGCTTCGAAATCGACAAAGGGCGCTGGCGGGTCCTAGTGCCGCTCTCGGCCCTGCTCAAACCCGGCGAGTACCCGCTGGAGGTGACCGCCGACCAAGAGACCCGCGCGACGGTGCCGCTGACGATCTATCCCCGCAGCTTCGCCGTGCAGCGCCTGCGCCTGCCCAGGGACCGCGCCGCCCTGGAGGCCACCCCCACCGAAGAAGCGGCCATCGGCGCCGCCCTGCGCACGGTGAGCCCCGTGCAGCTGTGGCAATTGCCTTTTCGTCGCCCGAGCGGCGGCCGGGTTTCGAGCGGCTTTGGTCTAAGACGCACCTACAACGGCGTCTGGGCCTCGGGTTATTACCACCGCGGCCTCGATTTTGCCGCCCCCGCCGGCGCCCGGGTGATCGCCCCGGCCGCGGGCCGCGTGGCCCTGGTGGGCACCACCCAGCGCGGTTTTCGCCTGCACGGCAACACCGTCGTGCTCGACCACGGCCAGGGGGTGACGAGCATCTACATTCACCTCTCGCGCATTCTGGTGCGGCAGGGAGAAACGGTCAAAGCGGGCCAACCGATCGCCAAAGTGGGCAGCACCGGCCGGGCGAGCGGCCCGCACCTGCACTGGGGAATCTACGCCCACGCCGTCGCGGTCGATCCGGGCGAGTGGCTGGCGGGGCGCATCTGCTGCCGGGTTGCCGCCAACTTCGGCGGCGATGCCGGGGATGCCCGATAA
- a CDS encoding DUF2993 domain-containing protein, with product MEIVLSVLAFLTTLTGVAGFYVDGVVRDLIRAQLTTADRLEVRLEAIPNFKLAWGDVDRLRVAGRGLAAKSADLRIARLDVETDGISVELDSLGKVPKLRRPLQAAVNVELSEADLNRALNSPDILKTLESIRVELPGSVGGSGQPEVATFTQPRIALVGGNEVILQSVVKIENRTETLLVSFRAGLAVDEGVRLRLVKPVFTLNEVPVPPELADVFLSGLNQIVDLDQLATQGIVARILKFEVVPGEMHLVGFARVEKIPGAP from the coding sequence GTGGAAATCGTCCTCAGCGTGCTCGCCTTTTTGACCACGCTGACGGGGGTGGCCGGTTTCTACGTCGATGGGGTCGTGCGCGATCTCATCCGCGCGCAACTCACGACGGCGGACCGGCTGGAGGTGCGCCTGGAGGCGATCCCCAACTTCAAGCTCGCCTGGGGGGATGTCGATCGCCTGCGGGTGGCCGGGCGGGGACTTGCGGCCAAATCGGCGGACCTGCGCATCGCCCGCCTCGATGTCGAGACCGACGGCATCTCGGTTGAACTCGATTCGCTGGGCAAAGTCCCCAAGTTGCGCCGGCCGCTGCAGGCGGCGGTCAACGTCGAATTGAGCGAGGCCGATCTGAACCGGGCGCTCAATTCCCCGGACATTCTCAAGACACTCGAATCGATCCGCGTCGAGCTACCCGGCTCGGTTGGCGGCTCCGGCCAGCCCGAGGTAGCGACTTTCACCCAGCCGCGCATCGCGCTGGTGGGGGGCAACGAAGTCATCTTGCAGTCGGTGGTCAAAATCGAGAACCGCACCGAGACGCTGCTGGTTTCATTTCGAGCCGGGCTCGCTGTCGATGAAGGGGTGCGCCTGCGGTTGGTCAAACCCGTGTTCACGCTCAACGAAGTGCCGGTGCCACCCGAACTGGCCGATGTCTTTTTAAGCGGCCTCAATCAGATTGTCGATCTCGATCAACTGGCTACCCAGGGCATCGTTGCGCGCATCCTTAAATTCGAAGTCGTCCCCGGCGAGATGCATCTGGTCGGTTTTGCCCGCGTCGAGAAGATCCCCGGCGCCCCTTGA
- a CDS encoding BlaI/MecI/CopY family transcriptional regulator: MARKRSPTLTESELRLMEILWQRGSATVAEVVEALPKRLSLAYSTVLTTLRILEQKGYVRHTEEGRAFVYCPLVDRNQARRSAVEFVLSRFFNNSPELLMLNILEHEDIDAAELERLRTMIQQNDPGEDHEQR; the protein is encoded by the coding sequence GTGGCCAGGAAGCGATCGCCGACTTTGACCGAATCGGAGTTGCGCCTGATGGAGATTCTCTGGCAGCGGGGCTCAGCCACCGTGGCGGAGGTGGTCGAGGCGTTGCCCAAGCGGTTGTCGCTCGCCTACAGCACGGTGTTGACCACCCTGCGCATCCTCGAGCAAAAAGGTTACGTCCGCCACACCGAGGAGGGCCGGGCCTTTGTGTACTGTCCGCTCGTCGACCGCAACCAGGCGCGCCGCAGCGCGGTGGAATTTGTGCTGAGCCGGTTTTTTAACAATTCGCCGGAGTTGTTGATGCTCAACATTCTCGAACACGAGGACATCGACGCCGCCGAACTGGAGCGCCTGCGCACGATGATCCAGCAAAACGATCCGGGAGAGGACCATGAACAGCGTTGA
- a CDS encoding 2-phosphosulfolactate phosphatase family protein translates to MQVSVFHTPELVPEGTPDCAVAVDVLRATSTIATALANGAAAVQVYADLEALGAAAAGYPREDILRGGERGGKQVEGFDFGNSPLYCTSERVAGKRIFMSTTNGTRTLERIRHAPVVLTAALVNVGFVARYIRSQAFETVWVVGSGWQGNFSLEDTACAGALVDQLGGAANDEAVAAAALFDTWQGDLTELLERASHGQRLLKLGLLDDIVYCAALDTVSALPRQTAAGVLVQGMA, encoded by the coding sequence ATGCAAGTTTCCGTTTTCCACACACCCGAACTGGTCCCCGAGGGAACGCCCGATTGTGCCGTCGCCGTCGACGTGCTGCGCGCCACCTCCACCATCGCCACCGCCCTCGCCAACGGGGCGGCGGCCGTGCAGGTCTACGCCGACCTCGAAGCGCTGGGCGCCGCGGCGGCGGGTTATCCCCGCGAAGACATTCTGCGCGGCGGCGAGCGCGGCGGCAAGCAGGTCGAAGGTTTCGACTTCGGCAACTCGCCGCTGTATTGCACCAGCGAGCGGGTGGCCGGCAAGCGCATCTTCATGAGCACCACCAACGGCACCCGCACCCTGGAGCGCATCCGCCACGCGCCGGTGGTGCTCACCGCCGCCCTGGTCAACGTCGGCTTTGTCGCCCGCTATATCCGCAGCCAGGCATTTGAAACCGTCTGGGTCGTGGGCTCCGGCTGGCAGGGAAACTTTTCGCTTGAGGACACCGCCTGCGCCGGGGCACTGGTCGATCAGTTGGGCGGGGCCGCCAACGACGAAGCGGTGGCGGCGGCGGCGCTGTTTGACACCTGGCAAGGCGATCTGACCGAGTTGCTCGAAAGGGCAAGCCACGGCCAGCGTTTGCTCAAGCTCGGCTTGCTCGACGACATCGTCTACTGTGCGGCCCTCGATACTGTGAGTGCCCTGCCCCGACAGACCGCAGCGGGCGTGCTTGTCCAGGGCATGGCGTAG
- a CDS encoding LppP/LprE family lipoprotein yields the protein MSCKIHTVAAAAALALAAPAAAQAPTTDTSWLDQPLVNWNRPGAAVPKAPKPEGDAPTVGRCAEQVRLPASAADRAVVGAGWKLFGPLQIFSGTSLVMAAASVDGMCRPMQYQAFVFVNGKFAGTLSPVVMNSRTDGASQIIYLTNPGFLNVAFSRYTEQDALCCPSRTSLVGYKIERRGKQSLLVPAGVSTNANSTGQSP from the coding sequence ATGTCCTGCAAGATCCACACTGTTGCAGCCGCAGCGGCGCTTGCTCTGGCGGCTCCGGCAGCAGCCCAGGCACCCACCACGGACACCTCCTGGCTCGACCAACCGCTGGTGAACTGGAACCGGCCGGGGGCCGCTGTTCCTAAAGCGCCGAAGCCCGAGGGAGACGCTCCCACCGTCGGCCGCTGTGCCGAGCAGGTGCGCCTCCCGGCCAGTGCGGCGGACCGGGCGGTAGTGGGAGCCGGTTGGAAGCTATTTGGCCCATTGCAGATTTTCTCGGGCACCTCGCTGGTGATGGCTGCCGCGAGCGTGGATGGCATGTGCCGACCCATGCAGTACCAGGCATTTGTGTTCGTGAACGGCAAATTTGCCGGCACCCTCTCGCCGGTAGTGATGAATTCGCGCACCGACGGTGCCTCGCAGATCATCTATCTCACCAACCCGGGCTTTTTGAATGTCGCGTTTTCTCGCTACACCGAGCAGGACGCGCTGTGCTGCCCATCGAGGACCAGCCTGGTGGGCTACAAAATCGAGCGCCGGGGCAAGCAGTCGCTGCTGGTGCCCGCCGGCGTCTCGACCAACGCCAACAGTACAGGGCAATCGCCATGA
- a CDS encoding M56 family metallopeptidase, which yields MNSVDALLPLAREVVEGWLNGLWQGALLAAMVWCLLRALRRSTNATTRYVIWWVTLVAVLWLPWSQPTGTSPSVPEAEVFSNAPVYDLPEVIVRAPRPAAYRQTAAVLPAAAPAGSSWPEWSLPGGLWPLVLCAVWLLVAAVRVARVAASYGYLQKLKATSRPFDAAYQARLAEWRRACLTDRRVRLASHPDLRLPVAVGLLDPVILIPTALGHQLTEAEFDQVGLHELAHLRRWDDWTNLVQKTLEAIFFFHPAVWSIGRALDTEREIACDDWVVSVTGQPRPYARCLTRLLELVAAPPRPATGTLAIAGQVRERVALLLDERRPSNPRLSGASLAATVTILAAATALGSQPVIALAGEPDTQAETSSAPKLQPQAAPAPARRAAAPKPPIPAVAPVPATRPQTAPAATPPPKAPVPVRRSVLAQAPKLPDLPPDLPVLTVDDGTGKQVIFDGRQLRDDLKNLQPLIDRSVDAAMQQKDLALQAKDEALRAIKAALPADSGSTRSGGSLRPARKPALSDSERLSVLGDIARSDANLEVRQEAIRAIGRIRGEASVQTLVGLYDGSRDEATRRAILRSLSRSDSPQAAQKLVSIAKSDPDAKMRQEAIRALGMGDSRFGDIDIDVRVPDVSVTAPTPPEPPEPAVP from the coding sequence ATGAACAGCGTTGATGCGCTATTGCCGCTGGCGCGCGAGGTGGTGGAAGGGTGGCTCAACGGCCTGTGGCAGGGGGCATTGCTTGCGGCGATGGTCTGGTGTCTTTTGCGCGCCCTAAGACGCAGCACCAACGCCACCACGCGCTATGTGATCTGGTGGGTGACGCTGGTGGCGGTGCTGTGGCTGCCGTGGTCGCAGCCGACCGGTACTTCCCCGTCGGTGCCGGAAGCCGAAGTATTCTCGAACGCGCCGGTTTACGACCTGCCTGAGGTGATCGTGCGCGCTCCGCGCCCGGCGGCTTACCGGCAGACGGCGGCAGTCCTCCCGGCGGCGGCACCCGCTGGGAGCAGCTGGCCGGAATGGTCGCTGCCCGGCGGCCTTTGGCCGTTGGTGCTCTGTGCGGTATGGCTTTTGGTGGCGGCGGTGCGCGTGGCGCGGGTGGCTGCGAGTTACGGGTATCTGCAGAAACTGAAGGCCACCAGCCGCCCCTTCGATGCGGCCTACCAGGCCCGGCTTGCCGAATGGCGGCGCGCCTGCCTGACCGATCGCCGGGTGCGCCTGGCGAGCCACCCGGATTTGCGCTTGCCGGTGGCCGTGGGACTGCTCGACCCGGTGATTTTGATCCCGACGGCCCTTGGCCATCAGCTCACCGAGGCCGAATTCGACCAGGTGGGTCTGCACGAACTGGCGCACCTGCGCCGCTGGGACGACTGGACCAACCTGGTCCAAAAGACACTCGAAGCGATTTTCTTCTTTCACCCGGCGGTGTGGTCGATTGGCCGCGCGCTGGATACCGAGCGCGAAATTGCCTGCGACGACTGGGTGGTTTCGGTGACCGGCCAGCCGCGCCCCTACGCCCGCTGCCTCACCCGGCTGCTGGAACTGGTGGCAGCCCCGCCGCGTCCGGCCACCGGCACCCTCGCCATCGCCGGTCAGGTCCGCGAGCGGGTGGCGTTGCTCCTCGACGAGCGCCGCCCCTCCAATCCGCGTCTATCGGGTGCGTCCCTTGCGGCGACCGTCACGATCCTCGCCGCCGCCACCGCCCTCGGCTCCCAGCCGGTGATCGCCCTGGCCGGGGAGCCCGACACCCAGGCTGAAACCTCAAGCGCGCCCAAGCTTCAGCCCCAGGCGGCCCCCGCCCCAGCGCGGCGGGCAGCAGCACCGAAGCCACCGATTCCGGCCGTGGCACCGGTACCGGCAACCCGGCCCCAGACCGCCCCCGCCGCCACCCCGCCGCCCAAAGCCCCGGTGCCTGTGCGCCGCAGTGTGCTGGCCCAGGCGCCGAAACTTCCCGACCTGCCGCCGGATTTGCCGGTGCTCACCGTCGATGACGGTACCGGCAAGCAGGTGATCTTCGACGGCCGGCAGCTGCGCGACGATCTCAAAAACCTCCAACCGCTCATCGACCGCAGCGTCGATGCCGCGATGCAGCAAAAAGATCTTGCCCTTCAGGCCAAAGACGAAGCGCTGCGGGCGATCAAAGCCGCCCTGCCGGCGGACAGCGGGAGTACCCGCAGCGGCGGCAGCCTGCGGCCCGCGCGCAAACCGGCCCTCTCCGACAGCGAGCGGCTCTCGGTGCTGGGCGATATCGCCAGAAGCGACGCCAACCTGGAGGTGCGCCAGGAGGCGATCCGCGCCATCGGCCGCATCCGCGGCGAGGCGAGCGTGCAGACGCTGGTGGGCCTTTACGACGGCAGCCGCGACGAGGCGACCCGGCGGGCCATCCTGCGTTCTCTTTCGCGAAGCGACAGCCCCCAGGCGGCCCAAAAACTGGTGAGCATCGCCAAAAGCGACCCCGACGCCAAGATGCGCCAGGAGGCGATCCGCGCCCTGGGCATGGGCGACAGCCGCTTTGGCGATATCGACATCGATGTGCGCGTACCGGACGTGTCGGTCACAGCCCCCACTCCTCCGGAACCGCCCGAACCCGCCGTTCCGTAG
- a CDS encoding restriction endonuclease subunit R, with protein MASTIQARDLSLDDLFEQFHLEQTEEDAFFREWQDELPPLSDSEKAWLDRVRLNYRGLTASRFVSENAVKMVVLSPLLDMAGFYRHPFRLETEVETSLAIEAEDEGVFYKGRIDVLLLWKKLWVLIIESKSARFNVTLALPQTLFYMLSGPEPVAFAFMSNGEDFLFAKLTKQPVPRYAISRKFTLVSPSSQELGEVLRILKRFNDVFRQQ; from the coding sequence ATGGCATCGACGATTCAAGCGAGAGACCTCAGTCTCGACGATCTTTTCGAGCAATTCCATCTGGAGCAGACGGAGGAAGATGCGTTTTTCCGCGAATGGCAGGATGAACTGCCGCCCTTGAGCGATTCAGAAAAAGCGTGGCTCGATCGCGTACGTTTAAACTACCGGGGACTGACAGCAAGCCGCTTTGTTTCTGAAAATGCCGTCAAGATGGTGGTTCTTTCGCCGCTTCTGGATATGGCCGGTTTTTATCGGCATCCTTTTCGGTTGGAGACCGAGGTGGAAACTTCCCTGGCTATCGAAGCCGAGGACGAAGGAGTATTTTACAAAGGCCGCATCGACGTGCTGCTGCTTTGGAAGAAGTTGTGGGTACTGATTATCGAGTCAAAAAGCGCGCGCTTCAATGTTACCCTCGCTTTGCCCCAGACGCTGTTTTATATGTTGAGCGGACCGGAGCCCGTTGCGTTTGCGTTCATGAGCAACGGCGAAGATTTCTTGTTTGCAAAGCTTACAAAGCAACCGGTTCCCAGGTATGCCATCTCACGCAAATTTACGCTGGTAAGCCCTTCCAGTCAGGAACTTGGTGAAGTGCTGCGCATCTTGAAGCGCTTCAATGATGTGTTTCGCCAACAGTGA
- a CDS encoding DUF4331 domain-containing protein: MKFHPTHCALALGLLAGLGAPAAFASSHREAPFITQHPKLDGTDFYMFNSYETGRQGFVTLIADYLPLQDAYGGPNYFTLDPKARYDINIDNDGDAKIDIRFRFNFQNTLNDIALDIAGKQISVPFVNIGPTTVGNTANLNVVETYTVEHWRNGKVQQVTDAKTRGARFTKPADNIGNKSFPDYAAYANSYIYDIKIPGCSTNGRMFVGQRKDPFVVNLGEVFDLVNVTNPLGPVNAEADDLADKNITSLILEVPASCLTAGGDPVIGGWTSSSAPANRTLLPNGSYLNPATETGPFVQQSRLANPLVNELVIGLKDKNAFNSSLPQSDAQFADYVTNPTLPAVLELLFGTAAPTVFPRNDLVSVFLTGVDGLNKPKSVTPAELMRLNTSIPPTPADKQNTLGVVGGDLAGYPNGRRPGDDAVDISLRAVMGVLLPPDQAPSGTLPFTDGAFHDASFYDTKFPYLRTPIAGSPNNTP; this comes from the coding sequence ATGAAGTTTCATCCGACCCACTGCGCGCTCGCGCTTGGACTACTGGCCGGTCTGGGCGCCCCTGCGGCGTTCGCCTCGAGCCACCGCGAAGCGCCTTTTATCACCCAGCACCCAAAGCTGGACGGCACCGATTTTTATATGTTCAACAGCTACGAGACAGGCCGTCAGGGCTTCGTCACGCTGATCGCTGACTATCTGCCCCTGCAGGATGCCTACGGCGGGCCGAACTACTTCACCCTCGACCCGAAGGCCCGCTACGACATCAATATCGACAACGACGGCGACGCCAAAATCGACATTCGCTTTCGGTTCAATTTTCAAAACACCCTCAACGACATTGCCCTCGACATCGCCGGCAAGCAAATCTCGGTCCCCTTCGTGAACATCGGCCCGACCACCGTCGGCAACACCGCCAACCTCAACGTCGTCGAGACCTACACCGTCGAGCATTGGCGCAACGGCAAAGTGCAGCAGGTCACCGACGCCAAAACCAGGGGTGCGCGCTTCACCAAGCCCGCCGACAACATCGGCAACAAGTCTTTCCCCGACTACGCCGCCTACGCCAATAGCTATATCTACGACATCAAAATTCCCGGCTGCTCCACCAACGGCCGCATGTTCGTCGGCCAGCGCAAAGATCCGTTTGTAGTCAACCTGGGCGAAGTCTTCGATTTGGTCAACGTCACCAACCCCCTCGGCCCGGTGAACGCCGAGGCGGACGACCTGGCCGATAAGAACATCACCTCGCTGATTTTGGAAGTCCCCGCCAGTTGCCTCACGGCGGGCGGTGATCCGGTGATTGGCGGCTGGACCAGTTCGAGCGCCCCGGCCAACCGCACGCTTCTGCCCAACGGCAGCTATCTCAATCCAGCGACTGAGACTGGTCCCTTCGTCCAGCAGTCGCGCCTGGCCAACCCCCTGGTCAACGAACTGGTGATCGGCCTCAAGGACAAAAACGCTTTCAACAGCAGCCTTCCCCAGAGCGACGCCCAATTTGCCGACTACGTAACCAACCCGACCCTTCCCGCCGTTCTGGAATTGCTCTTCGGCACCGCCGCCCCTACCGTCTTTCCGCGCAACGACCTCGTGTCGGTGTTCCTCACCGGCGTGGACGGTCTCAATAAGCCCAAGAGCGTCACACCCGCTGAATTAATGCGCCTCAACACCAGCATCCCGCCCACCCCGGCGGACAAGCAAAACACCCTGGGGGTGGTCGGCGGCGATCTGGCGGGTTATCCCAACGGACGGCGCCCCGGCGACGACGCCGTGGACATCTCGCTGCGGGCGGTGATGGGTGTGCTGCTGCCGCCGGATCAGGCCCCTTCCGGAACGCTTCCCTTTACTGACGGCGCTTTCCACGACGCGAGCTTCTACGACACGAAGTTCCCGTATCTGCGCACCCCCATCGCCGGCTCCCCGAACAACACCCCGTGA